One window from the genome of Epinephelus fuscoguttatus linkage group LG3, E.fuscoguttatus.final_Chr_v1 encodes:
- the pcyt2 gene encoding ethanolamine-phosphate cytidylyltransferase has protein sequence MIKNGHHATDDQRDDDGCRKPGGSVCSPEKRKRVVRLWCDGCYDMVHYGHSNQLRQAKAMGDYLIVGVHTDAEISKHKGPPVFTQEERYKMVRAIKWVDEIVEGAPYVTTLETLDKYNCDFCVHGDDITLTVDGKDTYAEVKREGRYRECKRTQGVSTTDLVGRMLLMTKAHHSNMDNPDYQQHTDNFGKGPKGHSPWTGVSQFLQTSQKIIQFASGTEPQPGDTIIYVAGAFDLFHIGHVDFLEMVYKQAEKPYVIVGLHFDQEVNRYKGKNYPIMNIHERTLSVLACRYVSEVVIGAPYAVGKDLLDHFKVDLVCHGKTEVFPDKDASDPYAEPKKRGIFRTIDSGNNLTTDDIVQRIIANRLQFEARNQKKEAKEMAVIEAMKKREQQEQPEGAAQAAH, from the exons ATGATCAAAAACGGTCACCACGCCACCGACGACCAGCGGGATGACGACGGTTGCAGAAAGCCGGGTGGTTCAGTGTGTAGCCCGGAGAAAAGGAAGCGGGTCGTCCGGTTGTGGTGTGACGGCTG TTATGATATGGTGCACTATGGTCACTCCAACCAGCTGCGTCAGGCCAAAGCCATGGGAGATTACCTCATAGTCGGAGTGCATACAGATG CTGAGATTTCCAAGCACAAGGGTCCTCCAGTCTTCACTCAGGAAGAACGCTACAAGATGGTACGCGCCATCAAGTGGGTGGATGAGATCGTAGAGGGAGCGCCTTATGTCACCACCCTGGAGACTCTGGACAAGTACAACTGTGACTTCTGTGTGCATGGAG ATGACATCACGCTGACGGTGGATGGTAAGGACACATATGCAGAGGTGAAGCGTGAAGGCCGTTACCGGGAATGTAAGCGCACACAGGGCGTCTCGACCACTGACCTAGTGGGAAGAATGCTGCTCATGACCAAAGCCCATCACAGTAACATG GATAACCCAGATTACCAGCAGCACACAGACAACTTTGGAAAA GGTCCTAAAGGCCACAGTCCGTGGACAGGAGTGTCGCAGTTCCTCCAGACGTCCCAGAAGATCATCCAGTTTGCCTCAGGAACAGAGCCTCAGCCCGGAGACACCATCATCTATGTGGCCGGGGCGTTTGACCTCTTCC ACATCGGCCATGTTGACTTCTTAGAGATGGTCTATAAGCAGGCGGAGAAGCCCTATGTCATCGTGGGTCTTCACTTTGACCAG GAAGTGAATCGGTACAAGGGGAAGAACTATCCGATCATGAACATCCACGAGAGGACACTGAGTGTCCTGGCCTGTCGG TATGTGTCAGAGGTGGTGATTGGTGCTCCCTACGCAGTGGGCAAAGACCTGCTGGATCATTTCAAG GTTGACCTGGTGTGTCACGGCAAGACGGAGGTGTTTCCAGACAAGGATGCTTCAGACCCCTACGCT GAGCCCAAGAAGAGGGGGATATTCAGGACGATCGATAGTGGGAACAATCTCACTACTGATGACATTGTCCAGAGGATCATTGCAAACAG GCTACAGTTTGAAGCCAGGAACCAGAAGAAGGAGGCCAAGGAGATGGCAGTGATCGAGGCGatgaagaagagagagcagcaggagcagcccGAAGGTGCAGCCCAGGCCGCTCACTAG